One Phoenix dactylifera cultivar Barhee BC4 chromosome 8, palm_55x_up_171113_PBpolish2nd_filt_p, whole genome shotgun sequence genomic window carries:
- the LOC103723350 gene encoding glutamine synthetase nodule isozyme: MSLLSDLVNLNLSETTDKIIAEYIWIGGSGMDIRSKARTLPGPVTDPSKLPKWNYDGSSTGQAPGEDSEVILYPQAIFKDPFRRGNNILVMCDCYTPAGEPIPTNKRFNAAKIFSHPDVAAEETWYGIEQEYTLLQKDVQWPLGWPVGGYPGPQGPYYCAAGADKAFGRDIVDSHYKACLYAGINISGINGEVMPGQWEFQVGPAVGISAGDELWVARYILERITEIAGVVLSFDPKPIQGDWNGAGAHTNYSTKSMRSHGGYEIIKKAIEKLGLRHKEHISAYGEGNERRLTGRHETADINTFVWGVANRGASIRVGRETEKNGKGYFEDRRPASNMDPYVVTSMIAETTILWKP; this comes from the exons ATGTCTCTGCTCTCAGATCTCGTCAACCTCAACCTCTCGGAGACCACGGACAAGATCATAGCCGAGTACATATG GATTGGAGGATCCGGAATGGATATCCGAAGCAAAGCGAGG ACTCTGCCGGGGCCTGTCACTGATCCCAGCAAGCTCCCAAAGTGGAACTATGATGGTTCAAGCACAGGTCAAGCTCCTGGTGAGGATAGTGAAGTCATACTATA TCCTCAAGCCATTTTCAAGGATCCATTTAGGAGGGGGAACAATATTCTT GTCATGTGCGATTGTTATACCCCAGCAGGCGAGCCGATCCCTACAAACAAAAGATTTAATGCTGCTAAGATATTTAGCCATCCTGATGTTGCTGCTGAGGAAACTTG GTATGGAATAGAGCAGGAGTATACCCTGCTGCAGAAAGATGTCCAATGGCCCCTTGGGTGGCCTGTGGGTGGCTACCCTGGTCCTCAG GGTCCCTACTATTGTGCTGCAGGTGCAGACAAAGCTTTTGGGCGTGATATCGTTGACTCCCACTACAAAGCTTGTCTGTATGCAGGGATCAACATCAGTGGTATCAATGGTGAAGTTATGCCAGGCCAG TGGGAATTCCAAGTTGGCCCTGCTGTTGGCATATCTGCTGGTGATGAATTGTGGGTTGCTCGCTACATACTGGAG AGGATCACTGAGATTGCAGGCGTGGTTCTCTCCTTCGACCCTAAGCCGATCCAG GGTGATTGGAATGGTGCTGGTGCTCACACAAACTACAG TACCAAATCCATGAGAAGTCATGGCGGGTACGAAATCATAAAGAAAGCTATTGAAAAGCTTGGCTTGAGGCACAAGGAGCACATTTCTGCTTATGGAGAAGGGAACGAGCGCCGCCTCACCGGACGGCATGAGACTGCTGACATCAACACCTTCGTATGG GGAGTTGCAAACCGTGGTGCATCCATTCGAGTAGGCCGTGAGACTGAGAAGAATGGCAAAG GTTATTTCGAGGATCGGAGGCCAGCATCAAACATGGATCCCTATGTTGTCACTTCCATGATTGCTGAGACTACCATCCTCTGGAAGCCATGA
- the LOC113461010 gene encoding protein FLOURY 1-like isoform X1, which translates to MVFTKLSFGFQKWSMDRTHLRAWGGRLFLRAFEFGFLALLWGPPSFQGWNLALRSLDFPPCAAIYCPLVLFSLLFLGFSVWRLVRRFEELRVCGCSRCSKGSEEPVVDTIGSPKWGYRNCNGREGVSDLLDESEEEEGDEDGKEEEGDDGDEVMKLRKVIRAKAVRELEKERIAAASAAEEAMAKIFWLQNEKNFVEREARQYREIAEQKKAYDQQYIEQLQWHIEKLESEKRGDSSRWAEDRGYGE; encoded by the coding sequence ATGGTGTTCACAAAATTGAGCTTTGGGTTCCAGAAGTGGAGCATGGACAGAACCCACTTGCGAGCCTGGGGAGGCCGCCTCTTCCTTCGGGCGTTCGAGTTTGGATTCCTGGCACTTCTTTGGGGCCCTCCTTCATTTCAAGGCTGGAACTTGGCGCTTCGTTCTCTTGATTTCCCCCCTTGTGCTGCCATTTATTGCCCCCTTGTGTTGTTTTCTCTGCTGTTCTTGGGGTTCAGCGTGTGGCGCCTTGTTCGAAGGTTTGAGGAGCTCCGTGTATGTGGGTGTTCCAGGTGTTCCAAGGGGAGCGAGGAGCCTGTTGTGGACACAATAGGTTCGCCGAAATGGGGATATAGGAATTGCAATGGTAGAGAGGGGGTGAGCGATTTATTGGATGAGtccgaggaggaagaaggggatGAAGATGgtaaagaggaagaaggggatgATGGAGATGAGGTAATGAAGTTGAGAAAGGTGATTCGGGCTAAGGCGGTCAGGGAATTGGAGAAGGAAAGGATAGCTGCCGCCTCTGCTGCCGAAGAGGCAATGGCAAAGATTTTTTGGCTTCAAAATGAGAAAAATTTTGTGGAGAGAGAGGCGAGGCAGTACCGTGAAATAGCTGAACAGAAGAAGGCGTATGATCAGCAATACATCGAGCAATTGCAGTGGCATATAGAGAAACTTGAATCGGAGAAGAGGGGAGATTCGAGTAGGTGGGCAGAAGATCGAGGCTATGGAGAGTGA
- the LOC113461010 gene encoding protein FLOURY 1-like isoform X2, whose product MDRTHLRAWGGRLFLRAFEFGFLALLWGPPSFQGWNLALRSLDFPPCAAIYCPLVLFSLLFLGFSVWRLVRRFEELRVCGCSRCSKGSEEPVVDTIGSPKWGYRNCNGREGVSDLLDESEEEEGDEDGKEEEGDDGDEVMKLRKVIRAKAVRELEKERIAAASAAEEAMAKIFWLQNEKNFVEREARQYREIAEQKKAYDQQYIEQLQWHIEKLESEKRGDSSRWAEDRGYGE is encoded by the coding sequence ATGGACAGAACCCACTTGCGAGCCTGGGGAGGCCGCCTCTTCCTTCGGGCGTTCGAGTTTGGATTCCTGGCACTTCTTTGGGGCCCTCCTTCATTTCAAGGCTGGAACTTGGCGCTTCGTTCTCTTGATTTCCCCCCTTGTGCTGCCATTTATTGCCCCCTTGTGTTGTTTTCTCTGCTGTTCTTGGGGTTCAGCGTGTGGCGCCTTGTTCGAAGGTTTGAGGAGCTCCGTGTATGTGGGTGTTCCAGGTGTTCCAAGGGGAGCGAGGAGCCTGTTGTGGACACAATAGGTTCGCCGAAATGGGGATATAGGAATTGCAATGGTAGAGAGGGGGTGAGCGATTTATTGGATGAGtccgaggaggaagaaggggatGAAGATGgtaaagaggaagaaggggatgATGGAGATGAGGTAATGAAGTTGAGAAAGGTGATTCGGGCTAAGGCGGTCAGGGAATTGGAGAAGGAAAGGATAGCTGCCGCCTCTGCTGCCGAAGAGGCAATGGCAAAGATTTTTTGGCTTCAAAATGAGAAAAATTTTGTGGAGAGAGAGGCGAGGCAGTACCGTGAAATAGCTGAACAGAAGAAGGCGTATGATCAGCAATACATCGAGCAATTGCAGTGGCATATAGAGAAACTTGAATCGGAGAAGAGGGGAGATTCGAGTAGGTGGGCAGAAGATCGAGGCTATGGAGAGTGA
- the LOC103723356 gene encoding pectinesterase-like produces the protein MASLLAYFLAFLLFVTYRVATSDPILSCSQTPNPHVCSSMVSPSPLFAQAKTLSGFLHLALQAAKDRAVRVHELASAMDVSSLDKGAKAAWADCLELCEDTIGKLNRSMSSSSYDDAQTWLSAAMANQQTCRNGFIELGSSFPFGSSPFMSYNISESLSNSLAINKATTAAKSGGNRRLLSGGFPNWLSAADRKLLHSSTINADLVVAKDGSGNYKTISEAIAAATKQSNGRSRFVIHVKAGVYNENVQTPMKNLMIVGDGMNATVVTGSRNVQDGSTTFRSATFAVTGDGFIARDMTFQNTAGPQKHQAVALRSGSDLSVFYRCSFKGYQDTLYIYSQRQFYRNCDVYGTVDFIFGDAAVVLQNCSMYVRKPMSGQKITVTAQGRTDPNENTGISIHDSAVTAASELKPVQGSFKTYLGRPWKKYSRTVFMKTSLDSLIDPAGWLEWSGNFALSTLYYGEYMNTGAGADTSQRVKWPGYHVITSATEASKFTVANFLSGNSWIPATGVAFTSGL, from the exons ATGGCTTCGTTGTTAGCATATTTCCTTGCTTTCCTTCTCTTTGTGACCTACAGGGTTGCAACAAGCGACCCAATACTATCATGCAGCCAAACCCCTAATCCTCATGTGTGCAGTTCCATGGTAAGCCCTAGCCCTCTATTTGCCCAAGCCAAAACACTGTCCGGGTTCCTTCATTTAGCCCTCCAGGCAGCCAAAGACCGAGCAGTCCGAGTCCATGAGCTTGCATCGGCCATGGATGTCAGCTCGCTCGACAAGGGAGCAAAAGCTGCATGGGCTGATTGCTTGGAGCTCTGCGAGGACACCATCGGCAAGCTTAACCGCTCGATGAGCTCTTCGTCGTATGACGATGCTCAGACATGGCTAAGTGCAGCGATGGCCAATCAACAGACATGTCGAAATGGATTTATTGAGCTTGGTTCTTCCTTTCCCTTTGGGTCATCACCTTTCATGTCATATAACATATCGGAGTCGCTAAGCAACTCCCTGGCCATTAACAAGGCAACAACTGCAGCCAAGTCTGGTGGTAATCGTCGGTTGCTCTCCGGTGGGTTCCCAAATTGGCTGTCTGCCGCCGACCGCAAGCTTCTTCATTCTTCGACGATAAATGCCGATCTTGTGGTGGCCAAAGATGGCTCCGGGAATTACAAAACCATCTCAGAAGCCATTGCAGCTGCTACGAAACAAAGCAACGGCAGATCAAGATTTGTCATTCATGTCAAAGCCGGCGTATACAACGAGAATGTCCAAACACCgatgaagaatctgatgatagTTGGAGATGGAATGAATGCTACCGTTGTTACCGGCAGTAGGAACGTGCAAGATGGTTCCACGACGTTCCGTTCTGCGACCTTTG CGGTCACCGGTGACGGCTTCATCGCTCGAGACATGACCTTCCAGAACACAGCAGGACCCCAGAAGCACCAGGCAGTGGCCCTCCGGTCAGGCTCGGACCTCTCGGTCTTCTACCGGTGCAGCTTCAAGGGCTACCAGGACACCCTCTACATCTACTCCCAGCGGCAATTCTACCGCAACTGCGACGTCTACGGCACGGTCGACTTCATCTTCGGCGACGCTGCGGTGGTCCTCCAGAACTGCAGCATGTACGTCAGGAAGCCGATGAGCGGCCAGAAGATCACGGTGACGGCCCAGGGGCGGACCGACCCGAACGAGAATACCGGGATATCGATTCACGATTCGGCGGTCACAGCTGCATCGGAGCTCAAGCCGGTGCAAGGCTCATTCAAGACCTACCTTGGTCGGCCATGGAAGAAGTACTCGAGGACGGTATTCATGAAGACGTCGCTAGATAGCCTTATCGATCCAGCGGGGTGGCTCGAGTGGAGTGGAAACTTTGCTTTGAGTACTTTGTATTATGGGGAGTACATGAACACCGGCGCAGGGGCTGATACGAGCCAGCGGGTGAAGTGGCCCGGGTACCATGTTATCACGAGCGCAACCGAGGCCAGCAAGTTCACGGTGGCGAACTTCCTGTCCGGAAACTCGTGGATTCCGGCCACAGGGGTCGCATTCACATCTGGTCTTTGA